From Vibrio aerogenes, a single genomic window includes:
- a CDS encoding FAD-dependent oxidoreductase gives MINIIIDGRQYQVEPNQSLLSAAEACGIEIPSLCGSDGLSGCCLCEVEVKNSGTVKACETSPAEGMSVITSSPALSRRRKQNLEDILSRPDINCAVPPCQQACPALVDIQSYLYFISRGDNAKAVDVIRKTLPMPLSIGRVCPAFCEAKCLRNQVDEPLAIRFLKRHAADKVLSGSHPLVPQPKPEKKKHIAIVGAGPGGLSCGYFLTNEGYAVTVFEAMPKAGGWLRYGIPEYRLPKAILDKEIDIMCTNGMKIELNQRLGSDFSLSALSQDYDAVCLAIGASQASEMNYPGSELPGCFLGVDFLKDQIMEKQFAVGKKVAVIGGGNTAIDCARTALRLGADTTLIYRRTREEMPAETYEIEEAEHEGVHFYFLTNPVENIADETGRVCQVKLEKMALGEPDASGRRRPRPTGEFFMDEFDTVIAAVSQKTDMSFIENENKLELPLTRWNTLTTDNDSMFTGVANIFGIGDFRRGPATAVEAIADGRRAAQGIDAFLGGDMEKLYTDSFHSRNVDRIHLVRAQHADKLKDVIRNRMGRQPDKEVEQALQKFFRARMPSLPLDECKHTFAEVELGLSGQAAMTEAQRCLSCGCMDGNACKLRRYATDYQVDKLKIQQHHP, from the coding sequence CATCATTGTGTGGCAGTGATGGTCTTTCGGGCTGCTGTCTGTGCGAAGTTGAGGTAAAAAATTCCGGTACGGTAAAAGCTTGTGAGACATCTCCGGCTGAAGGGATGTCTGTTATCACATCATCACCAGCTTTGTCGCGCCGCCGAAAACAGAATCTGGAAGACATTCTGTCACGTCCTGATATCAATTGTGCGGTGCCTCCTTGTCAACAGGCATGTCCGGCGTTGGTTGATATTCAGTCGTACCTGTATTTCATTTCCCGGGGTGACAATGCAAAAGCCGTTGATGTGATCCGGAAAACGTTGCCGATGCCACTTTCTATCGGACGGGTTTGTCCGGCCTTCTGTGAAGCTAAATGTTTACGTAATCAAGTGGATGAGCCTTTAGCGATTCGTTTTCTCAAGCGCCATGCCGCAGACAAGGTGCTCAGTGGCAGTCACCCACTTGTTCCTCAGCCTAAACCTGAAAAGAAAAAGCATATTGCGATTGTTGGTGCAGGTCCGGGGGGATTGAGTTGCGGGTACTTTCTGACCAATGAAGGCTATGCGGTGACGGTGTTTGAGGCGATGCCAAAAGCCGGTGGGTGGCTGCGTTACGGGATTCCTGAATACCGCTTACCGAAAGCAATCCTGGATAAAGAAATTGATATCATGTGCACGAACGGGATGAAAATTGAATTAAACCAGCGGCTTGGTTCTGACTTTTCTCTCTCCGCTCTCAGCCAGGATTATGATGCGGTCTGTTTAGCGATTGGTGCATCTCAGGCCAGTGAAATGAATTATCCCGGCAGCGAGTTACCCGGTTGTTTTCTTGGTGTTGATTTTCTGAAAGATCAAATCATGGAGAAGCAGTTTGCTGTGGGTAAAAAGGTCGCCGTGATTGGTGGCGGCAATACGGCGATTGATTGTGCCAGAACCGCGTTGCGATTAGGCGCTGATACCACGCTGATTTATCGCCGGACCAGAGAAGAAATGCCGGCAGAAACCTATGAAATTGAAGAAGCTGAACATGAAGGTGTCCATTTTTATTTTCTGACCAATCCGGTGGAAAATATCGCGGATGAAACGGGCAGGGTTTGTCAGGTAAAACTCGAAAAAATGGCATTGGGTGAGCCTGATGCTTCAGGGCGGCGGAGACCCCGTCCAACCGGCGAGTTTTTTATGGATGAATTTGATACCGTGATTGCCGCTGTTTCTCAGAAGACCGATATGAGCTTCATTGAGAATGAAAATAAACTCGAATTGCCGCTGACCCGGTGGAATACATTGACGACTGACAACGACAGTATGTTCACCGGTGTGGCAAATATCTTTGGTATCGGAGATTTCAGACGCGGGCCGGCAACAGCGGTTGAAGCGATTGCTGATGGACGCCGGGCGGCACAGGGAATTGATGCTTTCCTTGGCGGAGACATGGAAAAGCTGTACACAGACTCTTTTCATTCAAGAAATGTTGACCGGATTCATTTGGTTCGTGCTCAGCATGCAGATAAGCTGAAAGATGTCATCAGAAACCGGATGGGTCGTCAACCCGATAAAGAGGTTGAACAGGCGCTGCAGAAGTTCTTCCGGGCCAGAATGCCTTCACTACCTCTGGATGAATGTAAGCATACATTTGCAGAAGTCGAACTTGGTCTTTCCGGGCAGGCTGCAATGACAGAAGCACAACGGTGCCTGAGTTGCGGCTGTATGGATGGGAATGCGTGTAAACTACGCCGGTATGCAACAGACTATCAGGTGGATAAGTTAAAAATACAGCAACATCATCCGTAA
- a CDS encoding YciI family protein: MWYVIFSQDIENSLEKRMNARPQHLERLEQLRNEGRLLTAGPMPAIDAENPGEAGFTGSTVIAEFPSLEEAQAWADTDPYLKAGVYQSVIVKPFKKVF, encoded by the coding sequence ATGTGGTATGTAATCTTTTCTCAAGATATTGAAAACTCTTTGGAAAAAAGGATGAATGCTCGCCCGCAACACCTGGAACGGTTAGAGCAACTCCGGAATGAAGGGCGTTTGCTGACAGCGGGACCGATGCCGGCAATTGATGCTGAAAATCCTGGTGAGGCAGGATTTACCGGCTCAACTGTGATCGCCGAATTCCCGTCACTTGAAGAAGCACAAGCATGGGCGGATACTGACCCTTACCTCAAAGCTGGGGTTTACCAGTCTGTCATTGTCAAACCATTTAAAAAAGTATTCTAA
- a CDS encoding septation protein A, giving the protein MKQLIDFIPLIVFFALYKFYDIYVATGALIIATALQIVVTWFWFKKVEKMQLITFVLVAVFGGMTIFLHDDNFIKWKVTIIYLIFAIGLAASHLMGKSAIKSMLGKEIELPDHVWSKINWAWVGFFTACAAINVYVAFRLPLDVWVNFKVFGLLIATLLYTVLTGFYIYTKLPKSTNSEQ; this is encoded by the coding sequence ATGAAACAGCTGATTGACTTTATTCCCCTGATAGTCTTTTTTGCACTCTACAAATTCTATGATATTTATGTTGCAACCGGTGCTTTGATTATCGCGACTGCACTTCAGATTGTTGTTACCTGGTTTTGGTTTAAAAAAGTCGAAAAGATGCAGCTGATCACTTTTGTGCTGGTCGCTGTGTTTGGCGGAATGACGATTTTCCTGCATGATGACAACTTCATCAAATGGAAAGTGACGATTATCTACCTGATTTTCGCTATTGGCCTGGCAGCGAGCCACCTGATGGGTAAATCAGCGATTAAAAGTATGCTGGGTAAAGAAATTGAGCTCCCTGATCATGTCTGGTCGAAAATCAACTGGGCCTGGGTTGGCTTTTTCACAGCATGTGCTGCAATCAATGTTTATGTTGCCTTTCGTCTTCCTCTGGACGTCTGGGTTAACTTTAAGGTCTTCGGCCTGCTGATTGCCACCCTGCTCTATACCGTCCTCACCGGTTTTTATATCTATACAAAACTCCCGAAAAGTACAAACAGTGAACAATAA
- a CDS encoding GspS/AspS pilotin family protein, protein MNKLIIALGLTTALFGCSSNTNQEDQLNLLATNRANIIQSKLPVKSGPLSIMRASANGKTIELMMIYNESETGAKPIQTVLSQSTKEFCQQKETKANLDAGISYRIKMRNPRGQLMVDQYLTKETCKKDS, encoded by the coding sequence ATGAATAAATTAATCATCGCACTCGGCTTAACGACCGCTCTATTCGGATGTAGCAGCAACACCAATCAGGAAGACCAGCTCAATCTGCTGGCTACCAATCGTGCCAATATCATCCAGTCCAAATTACCGGTTAAATCCGGGCCTTTATCGATTATGAGGGCAAGCGCTAACGGTAAAACAATTGAACTGATGATGATTTACAACGAAAGTGAAACCGGAGCCAAGCCAATTCAGACTGTGCTCAGTCAAAGTACCAAAGAGTTTTGTCAGCAAAAGGAAACAAAGGCCAATCTTGATGCAGGTATCAGCTACCGGATTAAAATGCGCAATCCCAGAGGTCAGTTGATGGTGGATCAATACCTGACGAAAGAAACCTGCAAAAAAGATTCCTGA
- the yciA gene encoding acyl-CoA thioester hydrolase YciA, with protein MTKEVNTPKGQLLSRTLAMPADTNANGDIFGGWIMSQLDLAGGILAKEISHGRIVTVSVSSITFQKPVRVGDVVCCYGECARIGRSSMSIELEVWVKPVHEQGVDERYQVCQATFNYVAIDSNGRPRAIVRDTHARA; from the coding sequence ATGACTAAAGAAGTAAACACACCAAAAGGCCAGCTTCTCTCCCGCACTCTTGCTATGCCAGCGGATACGAATGCGAATGGCGATATCTTTGGTGGATGGATTATGTCTCAGCTTGATTTAGCTGGCGGAATTCTTGCTAAAGAAATCTCACACGGACGGATCGTCACCGTATCTGTCTCCAGTATCACATTTCAGAAACCAGTCCGGGTTGGTGACGTGGTCTGCTGCTATGGTGAATGTGCACGCATTGGCCGCAGCTCCATGTCAATCGAACTTGAGGTTTGGGTAAAACCTGTTCACGAGCAGGGCGTCGATGAACGTTACCAGGTATGTCAGGCAACGTTTAATTATGTTGCGATAGACAGTAACGGACGGCCCAGAGCGATTGTCCGGGACACACATGCGCGTGCATAA